A single window of Mesotoga infera DNA harbors:
- a CDS encoding class I SAM-dependent methyltransferase, which yields MKETFQHYFTDQTEPPQIIKAASLKLKNGHSYSFKSPEGVFAFGKIDRASLLLIENCLIEGWESLLDLGCGYGPVGITLKREYPDLKLFMSDVNSRAVTFSKINARDHNVEADIRKGELYSPWEGMMFDSILSNPPIAAGKAVWQRLITEAPAMLTEKGSLQIVAYHNKGGSRLEGIMKETFGNVVTKTKSGGIRVYVSRKV from the coding sequence ATGAAAGAGACTTTTCAGCACTACTTTACTGATCAGACCGAGCCCCCGCAGATTATTAAGGCGGCCTCACTAAAACTTAAAAACGGTCACTCTTACTCATTCAAGAGTCCCGAGGGCGTTTTCGCCTTCGGCAAGATTGACAGAGCTTCCCTGCTGCTAATAGAGAACTGCCTTATCGAGGGTTGGGAAAGCCTACTAGATCTCGGCTGCGGCTACGGGCCCGTCGGGATTACTCTGAAAAGAGAATATCCCGATCTGAAGCTTTTCATGAGTGATGTAAATTCAAGAGCCGTTACTTTCTCAAAGATCAATGCGAGGGACCACAACGTCGAAGCAGATATCCGCAAAGGCGAGCTTTACTCTCCGTGGGAGGGCATGATGTTCGATTCCATTCTTTCTAATCCACCGATCGCCGCTGGGAAAGCAGTGTGGCAGAGACTGATTACAGAGGCTCCCGCAATGCTTACTGAGAAAGGATCGCTTCAGATAGTCGCCTACCACAACAAGGGCGGATCGAGACTGGAAGGAATCATGAAAGAGACTTTTGGAAATGTTGTTACGAAAACGAAGTCCGGCGGTATAAGGGTCTATGTCTCCAGAAAAGTCTGA
- a CDS encoding adenosylhomocysteine nucleosidase, with product MILALGVFLPEVKPVMDNMLVLESGEILGRHYCRGVIGNNEVIACGGFVGKVETSMITQKMIDLFNPGLSVLASGAAAIDESLEIGDVVVGTEFEEYDTIFPLSEGKMVMKAPDTLLMRFLRVYFKAGKFGKILSGDGVIANSSLRDSIHSSYGGIALDMDSAPFAKTAFENKRNYLVLKTILDRADETSKRDFDRNFQRLAGRSAELLVETMKSHYIDRE from the coding sequence ATGATTCTTGCGCTCGGTGTCTTTCTTCCAGAAGTGAAACCTGTAATGGACAATATGCTTGTTCTAGAATCAGGTGAGATTTTGGGAAGGCATTACTGCAGAGGAGTAATAGGAAACAATGAAGTAATTGCCTGCGGAGGATTCGTGGGCAAAGTTGAGACCTCAATGATCACTCAGAAAATGATTGATCTTTTCAATCCAGGACTGTCGGTTCTCGCCTCTGGCGCTGCTGCAATCGATGAATCGCTGGAGATAGGCGACGTTGTAGTTGGAACGGAGTTTGAGGAGTACGACACGATCTTCCCCCTGAGTGAAGGAAAGATGGTAATGAAGGCTCCCGATACCCTCTTGATGAGATTCCTCAGGGTGTACTTTAAAGCGGGAAAGTTCGGCAAGATCCTTTCGGGAGACGGCGTGATAGCGAACTCCTCGCTTAGAGACAGCATTCACTCTTCCTACGGAGGCATTGCCCTCGATATGGATTCCGCGCCTTTTGCAAAAACAGCCTTCGAGAACAAAAGAAATTATCTTGTACTCAAAACGATTCTTGACAGGGCAGACGAGACTTCAAAAAGAGACTTCGACAGAAACTTTCAGAGACTCGCCGGGAGATCTGCCGAGTTGCTCGTCGAGACAATGAAGAGTCACTACATAGACAGGGAGTGA
- a CDS encoding ABC transporter ATP-binding protein — protein MLKVREVSFSYKGQGKNSRIPALKNVSFDLESGSFVILTGRTGSGKSTLLQLLCGLIEPESGRIDCEYGKLTSRASMIFQYPEECFFNPTVREEIEFSLKITGRNDYGRLEDILQMIGFELDGFGSRTPFSLSGGEQRLLAIASIVALDREIVLFDEPTSGLDARAVDRVRKILSSERKAGKTIIVATHWPAEFLDLATHMMNLVEGKISHFVTVSEYVSGNLHRERLEEREKYLLNYYKRFTRFPASEEELISFVRREKRC, from the coding sequence ATGCTAAAGGTTCGAGAGGTTTCATTCAGCTATAAAGGCCAGGGGAAGAATTCACGAATTCCCGCATTGAAGAACGTATCATTTGACCTGGAGTCGGGATCTTTCGTCATACTAACGGGAAGAACGGGCTCCGGAAAGTCGACTCTTCTACAGCTTCTCTGCGGTCTGATAGAGCCAGAGAGCGGAAGAATTGACTGCGAATACGGCAAACTTACTTCCAGGGCCTCAATGATCTTTCAGTACCCGGAGGAGTGCTTCTTCAATCCCACAGTAAGAGAAGAGATCGAGTTCAGTCTAAAAATAACCGGCAGGAACGATTACGGGAGGCTCGAAGATATTCTCCAGATGATCGGTTTTGAACTGGACGGCTTCGGCTCGAGAACTCCCTTTTCCCTCTCGGGAGGAGAGCAGCGGCTTCTCGCGATCGCTTCGATTGTCGCGCTCGACAGAGAAATAGTCTTGTTCGACGAGCCGACCTCCGGACTGGACGCAAGGGCTGTAGATAGAGTTCGAAAAATTCTATCCTCAGAAAGGAAGGCCGGCAAGACAATCATTGTGGCGACTCACTGGCCCGCAGAATTTCTGGATTTGGCTACTCACATGATGAATCTTGTCGAAGGAAAGATCAGTCATTTTGTTACAGTTTCAGAGTATGTGAGCGGTAATCTTCACCGTGAGAGACTTGAAGAGAGGGAGAAATATCTGCTAAACTACTACAAACGTTTCACCCGCTTCCCTGCAAGCGAGGAGGAACTGATCTCATTTGTCAGGAGAGAAAAGAGATGCTGA
- a CDS encoding histidine triad nucleotide-binding protein, which yields MDCIFCKIASGEIKSSFVGENDWFVAFDDINPVAPAHVLVIPRDHVKSLEELTAFDGDVLKSLYDLVDEIVRSKGIKDSGFRLIVNQGSDSGQEVEHLHFHILGGRKLGRLG from the coding sequence GTGGACTGCATTTTCTGTAAAATAGCCAGTGGAGAAATCAAGAGCAGTTTTGTGGGAGAGAACGACTGGTTCGTCGCCTTTGACGACATAAATCCGGTAGCGCCTGCCCACGTTCTTGTAATTCCAAGGGACCACGTGAAGAGTCTCGAAGAACTGACCGCTTTCGATGGCGATGTATTGAAGAGTCTTTACGATCTCGTCGACGAGATAGTCCGGTCAAAGGGGATAAAAGATAGCGGTTTCAGACTTATCGTCAATCAAGGAAGCGATTCCGGCCAGGAAGTAGAGCACCTTCACTTCCACATACTTGGAGGAAGAAAGCTGGGAAGACTTGGATGA
- a CDS encoding ABC transporter ATP-binding protein — MSPEKSETLLSLLNVSVKAGDAPILENFSLDVSKGERLALLGKNGSGKTTLINVITGIKKPFSGRVSFEGQIGVVFQNPDSALFGSTVEENLAFPLQSLSLSRGEILERIQLFISRFDFTGIRDRDILTLSGGQRQLVSLAAALISEPGLLLLDEPLSMIDRSDREVMLATLSEIVRPETSVIFATNRFSEVQDFERFVLIGSRRKLFDGTSKELRESPSIFVEAEMAIPFEIAVSC; from the coding sequence ATGTCTCCAGAAAAGTCTGAAACACTTCTTTCTCTTCTGAACGTAAGTGTTAAAGCGGGCGATGCTCCGATACTCGAGAATTTCTCTCTTGACGTCTCCAAAGGTGAGAGATTGGCTCTGCTGGGGAAAAACGGCTCTGGCAAGACAACGCTTATAAACGTCATAACCGGTATCAAAAAGCCCTTCTCCGGGAGGGTCTCTTTCGAAGGCCAAATAGGAGTCGTTTTTCAGAATCCCGATTCGGCGCTTTTCGGCTCTACGGTGGAGGAGAATCTTGCCTTTCCACTCCAGTCCTTATCGCTTTCCAGAGGTGAGATTTTGGAGCGGATACAGCTCTTCATTTCGAGATTCGATTTTACTGGAATCAGGGATAGAGATATTCTCACTCTTTCGGGAGGCCAGCGCCAGCTCGTTTCTCTTGCAGCCGCTCTCATTTCGGAACCCGGTCTGCTTTTGCTGGATGAACCTCTTTCCATGATTGACAGAAGCGATAGAGAAGTAATGCTTGCCACACTTTCAGAGATTGTGAGACCGGAAACCTCAGTGATTTTCGCAACCAACAGATTCTCCGAAGTCCAGGATTTTGAAAGATTCGTCTTGATTGGCAGCCGGCGTAAGCTGTTTGACGGCACCTCCAAAGAGCTCAGGGAATCGCCTTCAATTTTCGTTGAAGCGGAAATGGCAATTCCATTCGAGATAGCAGTATCATGCTAA
- a CDS encoding DUF1292 domain-containing protein — MEERKDLEMHDCDESNDPNCEHNHGEEAEFDSFTVTDEDGTEHHFNVIAEFENDGRLYWVVEEFFEDEEDISEEDEDEDEGYIVFRVEHGEDENPFLYSVEDDEFEEVSKAWSRLVEEVLAEEDVEEE, encoded by the coding sequence ATGGAAGAAAGAAAAGATCTTGAAATGCATGATTGTGACGAATCTAATGATCCAAACTGTGAACACAATCACGGAGAAGAAGCTGAATTCGACAGTTTCACAGTTACCGACGAAGACGGAACAGAGCATCACTTCAACGTCATCGCCGAATTTGAAAACGACGGCAGACTCTATTGGGTTGTCGAAGAGTTTTTCGAAGACGAAGAGGATATCTCTGAAGAAGACGAGGATGAAGATGAAGGCTACATCGTATTCAGAGTTGAGCATGGTGAGGATGAAAATCCCTTCCTTTATTCAGTCGAAGACGACGAGTTTGAAGAGGTGAGCAAGGCCTGGAGCAGACTCGTTGAAGAGGTTTTGGCAGAGGAAGATGTTGAAGAAGAATAG